In a genomic window of Mycolicibacterium neoaurum VKM Ac-1815D:
- the grpE gene encoding nucleotide exchange factor GrpE, whose amino-acid sequence MSQTDSHEEPVTITDKRRIDPDTGEVREQEPNPQGNPEGSAPAEAAGAPGAADEKVAELTADLQRVQAEFANYRKRALRDQQVTADRAKAGVITQLLGILDDLERARSHGDLESGPLKAVSEKLVTTLEGLGLSSFGAEGDAFDPSLHEAVQHEGDGSAPVVGTVMRRGYKVGDVVVRHAMVGVVDTVENADSGNAQPAQSED is encoded by the coding sequence GTGAGTCAGACCGATTCGCACGAAGAGCCGGTGACCATCACCGACAAACGGCGTATCGATCCGGACACCGGCGAAGTTCGCGAGCAGGAGCCGAACCCTCAGGGCAATCCTGAGGGCTCGGCGCCCGCCGAGGCCGCCGGTGCTCCCGGAGCCGCCGACGAGAAGGTCGCCGAACTGACCGCCGATCTGCAACGGGTGCAGGCCGAGTTCGCCAACTACCGCAAGCGGGCGTTGCGCGATCAGCAGGTCACCGCCGACCGGGCCAAGGCCGGCGTGATCACCCAGCTGCTGGGCATTCTCGACGATCTGGAACGCGCCCGCAGCCACGGTGACCTGGAATCCGGTCCGCTCAAGGCGGTTTCGGAGAAGCTGGTCACCACCTTGGAAGGACTCGGATTGAGTAGCTTCGGCGCCGAGGGCGATGCCTTCGATCCGTCGCTGCACGAAGCGGTCCAGCACGAGGGTGACGGGTCGGCCCCGGTGGTCGGCACCGTCATGCGCCGTGGATACAAGGTCGGTGACGTGGTGGTACGCCACGCAATGGTCGGAGTGGTCGACACGGTCGAGAATGCTGACTCCGGCAATGCACAACCTGCACAATCAGAAGACTAG
- a CDS encoding heat shock protein transcriptional repressor HspR, with amino-acid sequence MSRQEDARTFLISVAAELAGMHAQTLRTYDRLGLVKPQRSSGGGRRYSQHDVDLLREVQRLSQDEGVNLAGIKRIIELTNQVEALQSRVAELTAEVDRLRKPSTALVLWQPRGKRQSS; translated from the coding sequence ATGAGCCGCCAAGAGGACGCCAGGACCTTCCTGATCTCGGTGGCCGCCGAGCTGGCCGGTATGCACGCGCAGACCCTGCGCACCTATGACCGACTCGGTCTGGTCAAACCGCAGCGCAGCTCCGGAGGAGGTCGACGTTATTCACAGCACGACGTCGACCTGCTCCGCGAGGTGCAACGGCTCTCCCAGGACGAGGGCGTCAACCTGGCCGGTATCAAACGGATCATCGAACTGACCAACCAGGTCGAGGCGCTGCAGAGCCGCGTTGCCGAGCTGACCGCCGAGGTCGACCGGTTGCGTAAACCCAGCACCGCGCTGGTCCTGTGGCAACCCCGCGGGAAGCGTCAGTCGAGCTGA
- a CDS encoding acetamidase/formamidase family protein has translation MPIVEFTPTPDQYVWTFGGADPIMEVAPGTVLKLWTEDAFAGRVTSSSDKPSEVLNPKELNPQTGPFYVTGAEPGDTLALHIVSLEPARDWAASTTIPLFGALTGTDRTAGLQPALPEKTWIYQIDRAESTAVFTAHETDFTLTVPLAPMLGTVGVAPALREVRTTLVPDYFGGNMDTPELRAGTTVYLGVNVEGALFSVGDGHYRQGEGETCGTALEGAMNVTVLVELIKGGAPAWPRLEHDDALLTVGSARPLEDAWRCSQVEMVRWLTELYDLATMDAYQLCSQLCLSPLANVVDVNYSAVTKIAKSLLPQSDPYSGTHARMRAAAGQLD, from the coding sequence GTGCCCATCGTTGAGTTCACCCCGACCCCCGATCAGTACGTCTGGACGTTCGGGGGCGCCGATCCGATCATGGAGGTGGCGCCGGGGACGGTGCTGAAGCTGTGGACCGAGGATGCCTTCGCGGGCCGAGTGACGTCGAGCTCGGACAAACCGAGCGAGGTGCTCAATCCCAAAGAGCTCAACCCACAGACCGGCCCGTTCTACGTCACGGGCGCCGAACCCGGTGACACATTGGCGTTGCACATCGTGTCACTGGAGCCGGCGCGTGACTGGGCCGCGTCGACCACCATTCCGTTGTTCGGGGCGCTCACCGGCACCGACCGGACCGCTGGCCTGCAGCCTGCGCTACCCGAGAAGACCTGGATCTACCAGATCGATCGCGCGGAATCCACCGCGGTCTTCACCGCGCACGAAACCGATTTCACGCTGACGGTGCCACTGGCTCCGATGCTCGGCACCGTCGGGGTCGCCCCCGCGCTGCGGGAGGTGCGAACGACGTTGGTGCCGGACTACTTCGGCGGCAACATGGATACCCCCGAACTGCGCGCCGGCACCACGGTGTACCTCGGGGTGAATGTGGAAGGTGCACTGTTCTCGGTGGGCGACGGCCACTACCGGCAGGGCGAGGGGGAAACCTGTGGCACCGCACTGGAGGGCGCGATGAACGTCACGGTGCTCGTGGAACTGATCAAGGGCGGCGCACCCGCGTGGCCGCGCCTGGAACACGACGACGCCCTGCTGACCGTCGGGTCGGCACGCCCACTGGAGGATGCGTGGCGCTGCTCGCAGGTGGAGATGGTCCGTTGGCTGACCGAACTGTACGACCTCGCCACCATGGACGCCTACCAGCTGTGTTCGCAGCTGTGCCTTTCACCGCTGGCCAACGTCGTCGACGTGAACTACAGCGCGGTGACGAAGATTGCCAAATCACTTCTGCCACAATCTGATCCGTACAGCGGCACGCATGCTCGCATGCGTGCCGCCGCCGGTCAGCTCGACTGA
- the dnaJ gene encoding molecular chaperone DnaJ, whose product MAQREWVEKDFYKELGVTSDAGKDEIKRAARKILAENHPDRNPGDSAAEERYKAASEAKEVLTDDAKRKEYDETRRLFASGGFGRRPGGAGGGFGGFSGDGVEFNLGDLFDQAGQAGGANIGDLFGGLFGRGAQQPRPSRPRRGNDLETETELSFLEATKGVAMPLRLTSPAPCTNCHGSGARPGTSPKVCPGCNGAGVVNRNQGAFGFSEPCTECRGSGSIIEHPCDECKGTGVTTRTRTINVRIPPGVEDGQRIRLAGQGEAGLRGAPSGDLYVTVHVRADKVFGRDGDDLTVTVPVSFHELALGTTLSVPTLEGKVGVRVPKGTSDGRILRVRGRGVPKRSGGHGDLLVTVKVAVPPNLEGEAAEALENYAKAERATGFDPRAGWAGNLS is encoded by the coding sequence ATGGCCCAACGTGAATGGGTCGAGAAGGACTTCTACAAGGAGCTCGGTGTCACCTCTGACGCCGGCAAGGACGAGATCAAGCGGGCCGCCCGCAAGATCCTGGCCGAGAACCATCCGGACCGAAATCCCGGTGACTCCGCCGCCGAGGAGCGCTACAAGGCCGCCTCCGAAGCCAAGGAAGTCCTGACCGACGACGCCAAGCGCAAAGAGTACGACGAGACCCGTCGGCTGTTCGCCAGCGGTGGCTTCGGCCGCCGACCCGGCGGCGCCGGTGGCGGCTTCGGCGGGTTCTCCGGTGACGGAGTGGAATTCAACCTGGGCGACCTGTTCGACCAGGCCGGGCAGGCCGGCGGTGCCAACATCGGTGATCTGTTCGGCGGGTTGTTCGGCCGGGGTGCTCAACAGCCCCGGCCGAGCCGCCCCCGGCGCGGTAACGATCTGGAGACCGAGACCGAGCTCTCGTTCCTGGAAGCCACCAAGGGTGTGGCGATGCCGCTGCGGCTCACCAGCCCGGCCCCGTGCACCAATTGTCATGGCAGCGGCGCGCGTCCGGGCACCAGTCCGAAGGTGTGCCCCGGCTGTAACGGCGCCGGGGTGGTCAACCGCAACCAGGGCGCGTTCGGCTTTTCCGAGCCGTGCACCGAATGCCGTGGCAGCGGGTCGATCATCGAGCACCCGTGTGACGAGTGCAAGGGCACCGGGGTGACCACCAGGACCCGCACCATCAACGTCCGGATCCCACCGGGTGTCGAGGACGGGCAGCGAATCAGGCTGGCCGGTCAGGGTGAAGCGGGCCTGCGTGGCGCGCCGTCGGGTGATCTCTACGTCACCGTGCACGTCCGCGCCGACAAGGTGTTCGGTCGCGACGGTGACGACCTGACCGTCACCGTCCCGGTGTCGTTCCACGAATTGGCGCTGGGGACAACACTTTCGGTGCCCACCCTGGAGGGCAAGGTCGGAGTCCGGGTGCCCAAGGGCACCTCCGACGGCCGGATCCTGCGGGTGCGTGGACGCGGGGTGCCCAAGCGCTCCGGCGGACACGGCGACCTGCTGGTCACCGTGAAGGTCGCTGTGCCGCCCAATCTGGAGGGCGAGGCGGCCGAGGCGCTGGAGAACTATGCAAAGGCCGAGCGGGCCACCGGATTCGACCCCAGGGCGGGTTGGGCAGGAAACCTGTCATGA